A stretch of Bacillota bacterium DNA encodes these proteins:
- a CDS encoding dipeptide ABC transporter ATP-binding protein gives MRGNDVILELKGLKVYFPVTRGIFKRVMGYIKAVDGVNLVIHRGETLGLVGESGCGKSTLGRSILRLVEPLDSEILYSTEAPIGCERLVDILKLDARELKGIRREISIIFQDPYSSLNPRMTVADIIGEPLKIHGVRKSERRERIAELLETVGLRAVHMNRYPHEFSGGQRQRISIARALALNPRFVIADEPVSALDVSIQAQILNLLEDLQVKFGLTYLFISHNLAVVEHISDRIAVMYLGKIVELTVPESLYKNPLHPYTEALLSAIPIPEPDYKRERILLAGNVPSPLNPPSGCNFHTRCMYSREVCAREEPEFKELEAGHWVACHRAAELELKGILLHRG, from the coding sequence ATGCGGGGTAATGACGTCATACTGGAGCTTAAGGGCTTGAAGGTCTATTTCCCTGTTACAAGGGGCATTTTTAAAAGGGTTATGGGTTACATAAAGGCGGTGGACGGGGTAAACCTGGTCATACACCGGGGGGAGACATTGGGGCTTGTAGGGGAAAGTGGGTGCGGTAAGTCCACGCTCGGCCGGTCCATCCTGAGACTGGTAGAACCGCTGGATAGCGAGATACTATACTCGACGGAAGCCCCGATAGGTTGTGAAAGGCTGGTAGATATTCTGAAGCTTGACGCCAGGGAGCTTAAGGGGATCAGGAGGGAGATCTCTATTATATTCCAGGATCCCTACTCCTCCCTAAACCCCAGGATGACCGTGGCCGACATCATAGGTGAGCCGCTCAAGATTCACGGGGTGAGGAAATCGGAAAGGCGGGAGAGGATAGCCGAACTCCTCGAGACCGTTGGGTTGCGGGCGGTTCATATGAACCGCTACCCCCACGAATTCAGCGGAGGACAGAGGCAGAGGATAAGCATCGCAAGGGCCCTCGCCCTGAACCCCAGGTTCGTGATAGCAGATGAACCCGTATCAGCGCTTGATGTATCCATCCAGGCGCAGATACTGAATCTCCTTGAGGACCTGCAGGTGAAGTTTGGGCTTACTTATCTCTTTATCTCTCACAACCTAGCGGTTGTGGAGCACATAAGCGACAGGATAGCCGTGATGTACCTGGGTAAGATAGTGGAGTTAACCGTCCCCGAGAGCCTGTATAAGAACCCGCTTCACCCTTATACAGAAGCGCTGCTTTCCGCCATTCCAATACCCGAGCCGGACTATAAGAGGGAGAGGATTCTCCTTGCGGGGAACGTCCCTTCCCCTCTAAACCCTCCTTCGGGTTGTAATTTCCATACCCGGTGCATGTATAGCAGGGAGGTATGCGCCAGGGAAGAGCCGGAATTCAAGGAGCTTGAGGCTGGCCACTGGGTCGCCTGCCACAGGGCAGCCGAGCTTGAGCTCAAGGGGATTCTCTTGCATAGGGGGTGA